The proteins below are encoded in one region of Bosea sp. BIWAKO-01:
- a CDS encoding LysR family transcriptional regulator produces MARLEINRSGEMEVFARVVELGGFSAAARAFRMTPSAVSKLVARLESRLGTRLVNRSTRKLQLTPEGGIFYERSIRVLADLDEAERSASSSESPAGRIRLNTNASYGTHILAPVVPEFLARYPGVMLNLVQTDAIIDLMEERTDVAVRAGPLKSSNLIARKLGATRMTIVAAPSYLERFGEPKSVAELHGHNRIGLCYARTIEGWPLLDGGQAVTVPIVGSTQTSDGEALRHLAVAGVGLARLATFTVREDIRAGRLRPVLEESNPGDLEEVHAVYLGQGGPLPARVRALLDFLGEKARVG; encoded by the coding sequence ATGGCGCGTTTGGAGATCAACCGCTCCGGCGAGATGGAGGTCTTTGCTCGGGTCGTGGAGCTCGGCGGCTTCTCGGCGGCGGCCCGTGCCTTCCGGATGACGCCTTCGGCCGTCAGCAAGCTCGTCGCTCGGCTGGAGAGCCGCCTTGGCACGAGACTGGTGAACCGCTCGACGCGCAAGCTCCAGCTTACGCCGGAAGGCGGCATCTTCTATGAGCGCAGCATCCGTGTCCTGGCCGATCTGGATGAGGCGGAGCGCAGCGCCTCCTCCAGCGAGAGCCCGGCAGGCCGCATTCGCCTCAATACCAACGCGTCCTACGGCACGCATATTCTCGCGCCGGTCGTGCCGGAATTCCTGGCGCGCTATCCCGGCGTGATGCTCAACCTCGTGCAGACCGATGCCATCATCGACCTCATGGAAGAGCGTACCGATGTCGCGGTCAGGGCCGGGCCGCTGAAGAGTTCCAATCTCATCGCCCGCAAGCTCGGTGCGACCCGCATGACGATCGTCGCGGCGCCGAGCTATCTGGAGCGGTTCGGCGAGCCGAAGAGTGTCGCGGAACTCCACGGTCATAACCGCATCGGCCTCTGCTACGCCCGCACCATAGAAGGCTGGCCGCTGCTCGATGGCGGTCAGGCCGTCACCGTCCCGATCGTCGGTAGCACACAGACCAGCGATGGCGAGGCATTGCGGCATCTGGCTGTCGCCGGGGTGGGGCTCGCGCGGCTGGCGACCTTCACCGTGCGCGAGGATATCCGGGCGGGGCGGCTGCGACCGGTTCTGGAGGAGAGCAATCCGGGCGATCTCGAGGAGGTGCACGCCGTCTATCTCGGGCAGGGTGGACCTCTGCCGGCACGTGTCCGGGCGTTGCTCGATTTTCTGGGGGAGAAGGCGCGCGTCGGTTGA
- a CDS encoding MFS transporter, with amino-acid sequence MPIALYALTAGAFGIGVTEFVIMGLLIEISADLGVSIASAGLLISGYALGVVVGAPLMTAFTARWPRKTVLLALMVIFTLGNAACALAPDYGLLMAARILTAFAHGTFFGVGSVVATGLVPQERKASAIAIMFTGLTIANILGVPFGTWLGQQLGWRATFWAVTLVGIVALAIIAAFVPKDKAAPEASDWRTDLKAMAQRPVLLGLLTTVLGFAGVFAVFTYIAPILTKVTGLGDSLVSPVMLVFGAGLIVGNLIGGRLADRYLVPTVIGSMLVLALVLGLMTFAIHDGIAATIFVGLLGAAGFATVPPLQIWVLEKASGAGQSLASSLNIAAFNLGNALGAWAGGAVIDHGPGLTAVPLVAALMPIGGLLVALWSLRLDRKSTAPAPALSGC; translated from the coding sequence ATGCCCATTGCACTCTATGCCCTCACCGCCGGAGCCTTCGGCATCGGCGTCACCGAATTCGTCATCATGGGCCTGCTGATCGAGATTAGCGCAGATCTCGGCGTCTCCATCGCTTCGGCCGGGCTGCTGATTTCCGGCTATGCGCTCGGCGTGGTCGTTGGTGCGCCGCTGATGACAGCCTTCACCGCACGCTGGCCGCGCAAGACCGTGCTGCTCGCCCTCATGGTCATCTTCACCCTCGGCAACGCCGCTTGTGCCTTGGCTCCGGACTACGGGTTGCTGATGGCTGCGCGCATCCTCACCGCCTTCGCGCATGGTACGTTCTTCGGCGTCGGCTCGGTCGTCGCGACGGGCCTCGTCCCCCAGGAGCGCAAGGCCTCGGCCATTGCGATCATGTTCACTGGCCTGACGATCGCCAATATCCTCGGCGTACCGTTCGGCACCTGGCTCGGGCAGCAGCTCGGCTGGCGCGCCACCTTCTGGGCTGTGACCCTTGTCGGCATCGTCGCACTCGCCATCATCGCGGCCTTCGTGCCGAAGGATAAGGCGGCACCGGAGGCGAGTGACTGGCGCACCGATCTGAAGGCGATGGCGCAGCGCCCCGTGCTGCTCGGCCTGCTGACGACGGTTCTCGGCTTTGCCGGTGTCTTTGCTGTCTTCACCTATATCGCGCCGATTCTGACCAAGGTGACCGGGCTCGGCGATAGCCTGGTCTCACCCGTCATGCTCGTCTTCGGCGCCGGCTTGATCGTCGGCAACCTGATCGGCGGACGACTGGCCGACCGTTACCTCGTCCCGACGGTGATCGGCAGCATGCTGGTCCTGGCGCTCGTGCTCGGCCTGATGACCTTCGCCATTCACGACGGCATAGCAGCCACCATCTTCGTCGGGCTGCTCGGCGCCGCCGGCTTCGCGACCGTCCCTCCCCTTCAGATCTGGGTGCTGGAGAAGGCCTCCGGGGCTGGTCAGAGCCTCGCCTCCAGCCTCAACATCGCCGCCTTCAATCTCGGCAATGCACTCGGCGCCTGGGCCGGCGGCGCAGTGATCGACCATGGCCCCGGCCTGACGGCCGTTCCCCTTGTCGCAGCGCTGATGCCGATCGGCGGCCTGCTGGTCGCACTGTGGAGCCTGCGCCTCGATCGGAAATCCACAGCCCCCGCACCGGCTCTGAGTGGCTGCTGA
- a CDS encoding DUF2165 family protein yields MTGLAERLSARLAAGADSHILRFALGAACLKCGDGAAAIVHLERAVVLDPDYSAAWAQLGRARLLAGLTQGACAAWQSGIAAAERRGDIQSARQMQVFLKRASRAWIVPDLPPAILLFKAMLVCGLALWSAITVLNNIRDFRGAAAAIARTLAMMPLKEEPAIPTPLLRRELLSDGWSILALAAILAMQALATALLGLGGYELIRACLTAVSPERGIWFSTAGLGVMALVWLSRMSGGLWFGYWIRQGELQLTQIALLIMTVVATLAVNA; encoded by the coding sequence GTGACGGGTCTTGCCGAGCGGCTGTCGGCGCGGCTCGCGGCAGGCGCGGACAGCCACATCCTCCGCTTCGCCCTCGGCGCTGCCTGCCTGAAGTGCGGCGATGGCGCGGCCGCGATCGTGCATCTCGAGCGCGCGGTCGTGCTTGATCCCGATTATTCGGCGGCATGGGCGCAGCTCGGGCGTGCCCGGTTGCTGGCGGGTCTGACGCAAGGGGCGTGCGCAGCGTGGCAGAGCGGAATTGCGGCTGCCGAGCGGCGGGGCGACATTCAGTCCGCTCGGCAGATGCAGGTCTTCCTCAAACGCGCTTCGAGGGCGTGGATCGTGCCTGATCTGCCCCCAGCGATCCTGCTGTTCAAGGCGATGCTGGTCTGCGGCCTTGCGCTCTGGTCGGCAATCACGGTGCTGAATAATATTCGCGACTTCCGCGGGGCGGCGGCTGCCATTGCGCGCACATTGGCAATGATGCCGCTCAAGGAGGAGCCGGCCATTCCGACACCGCTGCTGCGGCGGGAATTGCTCTCCGATGGCTGGTCTATTCTCGCGCTTGCCGCAATCCTCGCGATGCAGGCTCTTGCGACCGCGCTGCTTGGCCTTGGTGGATATGAATTGATCCGCGCCTGCCTGACTGCCGTGTCTCCGGAGCGGGGCATCTGGTTCTCGACTGCGGGGCTCGGCGTGATGGCGCTGGTCTGGCTGTCGAGGATGAGCGGCGGCCTCTGGTTTGGCTACTGGATCCGCCAGGGCGAACTCCAGCTCACGCAGATCGCTCTGCTCATCATGACCGTTGTGGCTACGCTGGCGGTCAATGCCTGA
- a CDS encoding aldo/keto reductase, with amino-acid sequence MDYRNLGASGLKVPALSFGAGTFGGQGPLFGAWGTTDAREARRLVDICLEAGLTLFDTADVYSNGASEEVLGEAIKGRRNEVLISTKTSLPMGDGPNDAGSSRPRLIKAVEDALRRLGTDHIDLLQLHAFDAHTPIEEVLSTLGDLVRAGKLRYVGVSNFAGWELMKSLALAERHGYPRYVAHQVYYSLVGRDYEWELMPLGRHQGVGALVWSPLGWGRLTGKLRRGQPLPEGSRLHQTAEFGPPVDDERLYAVVDALDEVAKETGRSVPQIAINWLLQRPTVSSVIIGARNEEQLRQNLGAVGWSLTAEQIARLDAASSVTAPYPYFPYRRQEGFARLNPPIV; translated from the coding sequence ATGGATTATCGCAATCTCGGGGCATCGGGTCTCAAGGTCCCTGCCCTCAGCTTCGGCGCCGGAACTTTCGGCGGCCAGGGTCCGCTCTTCGGCGCCTGGGGCACCACCGACGCCAGGGAAGCCCGGCGCCTGGTCGATATCTGCCTCGAAGCCGGTCTCACTCTGTTCGACACCGCCGACGTCTATTCCAACGGAGCGTCCGAGGAGGTGCTGGGCGAAGCGATCAAGGGGCGCCGCAACGAGGTGCTGATCTCGACCAAGACCAGCCTCCCCATGGGCGATGGCCCCAACGATGCCGGCTCGTCGCGCCCGCGCCTGATCAAGGCAGTCGAGGATGCGCTCCGTCGGCTCGGCACCGACCATATCGACCTGTTGCAGCTCCACGCCTTCGATGCCCATACGCCGATCGAGGAGGTCCTGTCGACGCTCGGAGACCTCGTGCGCGCCGGCAAGCTCCGCTATGTCGGCGTCTCCAACTTTGCCGGCTGGGAGCTGATGAAGTCGCTTGCGCTCGCTGAGAGGCATGGCTACCCGCGCTATGTCGCTCATCAGGTCTATTACTCGCTGGTCGGGCGTGACTACGAATGGGAACTGATGCCGCTCGGGCGCCACCAGGGCGTGGGCGCATTGGTCTGGAGCCCGCTCGGCTGGGGCCGCCTCACCGGCAAGCTGCGCCGCGGCCAGCCGTTGCCGGAGGGAAGCCGCCTGCACCAGACCGCCGAGTTCGGTCCGCCGGTCGACGATGAGCGGCTCTATGCGGTGGTCGATGCGCTCGACGAGGTCGCCAAGGAGACCGGCCGATCGGTGCCGCAAATCGCGATCAACTGGCTGCTTCAGCGCCCGACCGTGTCGAGCGTCATCATCGGCGCCCGCAACGAGGAGCAGCTCCGGCAGAATCTCGGAGCGGTCGGTTGGTCGCTGACCGCCGAGCAGATCGCGCGACTGGATGCAGCAAGCAGCGTGACCGCGCCCTATCCCTATTTTCCCTATCGCCGTCAGGAAGGATTTGCGCGGCTCAACCCGCCCATCGTCTGA
- a CDS encoding ArsC family reductase encodes MAITIYGIKNCDTMKKARTWLDEHGVGYRFHDYKAEGVARASLEAWCAEHGWETILNRAGTTFRALADADKQGLDTGKAISLMLTQPSLVKRPVLDLGSRTLVGFKPELYEAAFPR; translated from the coding sequence ATGGCGATCACGATTTACGGCATCAAGAACTGCGACACGATGAAGAAGGCCCGTACCTGGCTGGACGAGCACGGGGTCGGCTATCGCTTCCATGACTACAAGGCCGAGGGCGTGGCACGCGCCAGCCTCGAGGCATGGTGCGCGGAACATGGCTGGGAAACGATCCTGAACCGTGCTGGAACCACGTTTCGGGCGCTGGCCGATGCCGACAAGCAGGGGCTCGACACTGGCAAGGCAATTTCCTTGATGCTGACGCAGCCCTCTCTGGTCAAGCGACCGGTACTCGATCTTGGCTCGCGGACACTGGTCGGCTTCAAGCCGGAACTCTACGAGGCGGCCTTTCCGCGCTGA